CTGGTTCGGATCCGCACCAAAGAGTGCTCCGCCCTGACTAACGTTTGGGCAGGAAACATTAACCTCCAGCGCGGCCACTTCTTCTCGGTCTGCCAGGATTGCGGCGAGTTCCGCAAATTCCTCCGGAGCGCAGGCATAGAGATTGGCCACCAAAGGTGTTTTTTTCCAAGGAAAGGTCGGCAGGACATTTCGCATGAAGGAGTCAACGCCGGGGTTTTGGATGCCGATGGCATTGAGCATGCCGCAAGGGGTTTCGGCAATGCGGGGCATGGGGTTGCCTTCACGGGCCTTAAGGGAGAGTCCCTTGGCTACGACACCGCCCAACGTTTCCAGGTTGCCAAAATTTGAAAATTCCATACCGAACCCGAACGTGCCGGAGGCCGTGAGTACCGGGTTTTTGAAGGAAAGACCGGCAACGTCTACACTGAGATCCATAGCTACCTCCGAATGTGTCTACAGGGTGACGTCTGTGGCCCAGAAAACAGGTCCGCGAGTGCAGGTCTGCACATGATGGCCTTTGCCGTCCTGGCACACACAGCCGAGGCAGGCTCCCACGCCGCAGGCCATGCGATTTTCCAGAGAAAGCTGCGCTCTGGCTCCGAATTCCAGTGCTGCGGTCCGTACTGTGCGCATGAAGGGGGTCGGTCCACAACACAGTATTAGTCCGTCTCTATATTCATTTACTTTGTCACGCACCGCTTTGATGATTTTGGGCAGGTCATCGGAACTGTTTTCTTCCAGGCAGGAATGGGGACATTGGGAAAACGCAGTATACGGGTAACATTCCACAGGTAGGCGATGGGCAAAGACCAGTTCCACATTTTGCGAGGTGGGGTGCGCTTCCATGTAGCCGACGAACGGGGCAATGCCGATTCCTCCGGCCAGGAGCAGGGTCGGGGTGTCTGGTTCCACGGCAAATCCATTGCCCAGCGGACCCCAGACAACAACCTTGTCACCGGGGGAAAGTTGTGCCATTCGTGCCGTTCCCCGGCCTACGTTTTGGAAGAAGATGGACAGATCTCCATCCGGCCCTTGGACGCGTCCAATGGAGAAGGGGCGCCCCCAAAGCAGGGAATGGTCCCAGTCCGACGGCCGGATCATAACGAATTGGCCGGGCCGCCAGTTGCTCCAGCCTGGATTTTCCAGGCGAAGCTCAAAGAATTCTCCTGGCCGGACCGATTGACCAATCGGCAGCACTTCACCTACGCTAACTTCCCTGCAAACCTTTTTTACCATGGGCTTAGCCCTCTTTGGACAGATTGACGATGAATACAAATAATAATGCCGAGGCCTTTGTCCCGGAGATCATGGCTCCCGCCGGTGGGCGTGAGAGTTTCTTGGCGGCCATGGCCGCCGGTGCCGATGCCGTTTATCTTGGGCTGAAGCATTTTTCTGCACGCATGCAGGCCAACAATTTTTCCATCAGCGAATTGGCGCGGCTTACGCATTTGGCGCATGATCAAGGAAGCAAGGTGTACGTTGCCATGAATACCCTGGTCAAGCCCGGAGACGAGGACGCGGCCGGGCGTCTGCTGGATCGGGCGGCCCGGCTGGTGCACCCCGATGCCTTGATCGTGCAGGATCCGGCTATGTTGCTTCTGGCGAGGCAGGTGGGGTTTCAAGGCGAACTACATCTTTCCACGTTGGCGAATATCACGCACCCTGCTGGGCTTGCCATGGCTCATGACATGGGGGCCGATCGTGTGGTTATTCCCAGGGAACTGAATCTGGACGAAGTACGGCAGATGACGGAGGCGTGCCCCGAAGGGCTGGATTTGGAAATATTCGTGCATGGGGCGCTTTGTTACTCGATTTCCGGTCGGTGCTGGTGGTCCAGTTACATGGGCGGGAAAAGTGGCCTACGCGGGCGCTGTGTGCAGCCCTGTCGGCGTCTGTACCGTCATGGGCGGGATGATCAGGGACGGCGGGCTTTTTCCTGCATGGATTTGAGTCTGGATGTGTTGACGAAACCCCTATTGCAGATGCCCAAGGTCAGCGCGTGGAAAATCGAGGGACGGAAGAAGGGACCGCACTACGTTTATTACACGGTGAAGGCCTACCAGCTATTGCGCGACCACCCCAAGGATGCCCAGGCTAAAAAGGACGCGCTCAGTCTGCTGGAACAGGCCTTGGGACGCCCCGGCACTCATTCCGTGTTTTTGCCGCAGCGGACATTTACTCCGGTGCAGCCGGACAAGGATACGGGATCTGGGTTGTTTCTCGGACCAGTTCGTACCCAGAACCGCAAACCCTATTTGAAGCCGCGTCAGGAGCTGTTGCCCGGGGATCTTCTCCGTGTTGGGTATGAGGATGAAGCCGGGCATCGGGTTTTGCCCGTGCGCAAACGTGTTCCCAAGGGGGGGCGTCTGGACCTTCCGGGAGGTCGTGGTCCTTCGGCAACCGCTGGGATGCGTGTCTTTCTGATCGACCGTCGGGAGCCGGGTTTGATGCATGCCATGCGCGACCAGGAAAAACGCTTGGCTGGTGCGGACGATGCGGATTCGGCCGGAGGGTCGTCATTTGTACCCACCATGCCGCGTCCTGTGAAACTATCCGGCTCG
The sequence above is drawn from the Paucidesulfovibrio gracilis DSM 16080 genome and encodes:
- a CDS encoding iron-sulfur cluster-binding protein produces the protein MAQLSPGDKVVVWGPLGNGFAVEPDTPTLLLAGGIGIAPFVGYMEAHPTSQNVELVFAHRLPVECYPYTAFSQCPHSCLEENSSDDLPKIIKAVRDKVNEYRDGLILCCGPTPFMRTVRTAALEFGARAQLSLENRMACGVGACLGCVCQDGKGHHVQTCTRGPVFWATDVTL
- a CDS encoding peptidase U32 family protein; translated protein: MNTNNNAEAFVPEIMAPAGGRESFLAAMAAGADAVYLGLKHFSARMQANNFSISELARLTHLAHDQGSKVYVAMNTLVKPGDEDAAGRLLDRAARLVHPDALIVQDPAMLLLARQVGFQGELHLSTLANITHPAGLAMAHDMGADRVVIPRELNLDEVRQMTEACPEGLDLEIFVHGALCYSISGRCWWSSYMGGKSGLRGRCVQPCRRLYRHGRDDQGRRAFSCMDLSLDVLTKPLLQMPKVSAWKIEGRKKGPHYVYYTVKAYQLLRDHPKDAQAKKDALSLLEQALGRPGTHSVFLPQRTFTPVQPDKDTGSGLFLGPVRTQNRKPYLKPRQELLPGDLLRVGYEDEAGHRVLPVRKRVPKGGRLDLPGGRGPSATAGMRVFLIDRREPGLMHAMRDQEKRLAGADDADSAGGSSFVPTMPRPVKLSGSRHISLFRTPPKGKVRSETGLWLEDRLVSNLPKPLGRKIWWWLPPVIWPNEEPRWKELVQMALDKGARTLVLNAPWQRALVPDGDVRLLAGPFCNIANAMAVQVLAEQGFSGAFVSPELSGEEFLRLPAESPLPLGMVLKGSWPLGISRVLGQGVKPGETYSSPKGEGCWVKPLGQNYWVYPDWELDLSSESKALERAGYAWLVDMRENWPKKVRAAQRTSKFNWHLKLL